Below is a genomic region from Brassica rapa cultivar Chiifu-401-42 chromosome A08, CAAS_Brap_v3.01, whole genome shotgun sequence.
AACATATTTGCAAGAAAGTTAAATCCGTAAACTATTAATACCCTAAATTGAAAAACTACCTTTAATATTAAAGTacaaaagtaaataattatTCTAGTCCTACGCTACGCTCATCACAAGTAATTATTCTTTTACTGAAGGTTTACATCGTGTTTGTTAAAAAAGAAAGTtacataatatgttttattgttATATACGGAAACTGAAAAGAGAAAAGCTTATAAATGACGCatagagaagagaagaacaCGCACCTAGTATATCTGGCATGGGTCTTAATTACTAGCACtacatatctatatataatcaTTACCCATAAATTGAggttttaattatgtttaagTTACGTCTAATCTGTTCGAAAAGCTAGATAATTACTTTACTTAGCAGAAAGCAAAGAGGGAAAGAGTGGAAAAGTGAGAGTATTGAGTGGTCCCTCTCTGCCTCAAAATCTTTTGAAAAGTTGATCAATATTTTGAGTAttaccaaaatatatatatattttgagtgTTTCAGTTCCAAGAAAACGTAggaaaaatatacaaaactcGAATCCCCATTTCATTTTCGCAAGAAAATTAGGGACTGGCCagattaaaatatctaactTGAAAACCAGTTTATCATCACCAACAGCAAGCACTCACATGCATGTATGTTATAAGTCTTGAGagattcaaacaaaaaagaagGGAGATGGAAGAGAACCTGTAATTTTTCTGGTGCAAAAAGTTTCTTGAATCTATGAAGCGATCGGATCGATCTGGAGATTTAGAAAAGGTTATATAATCTTTTACCTATAAATGAGAAACCCAAAAACGACTTGAGAGAAAAATGGCACTAATgattttaggttttgttgtatcgtctgattttttgatatttaaGCCATTGCTCTCTCTTTAAACACTTGTTCCCTATATATGATGTGTATGCCTGCTTAGAATATAATTTGTGAAgcttatttattacttttacaATATTATTTATGCTTCTTGATCGTCAGCATATTCATTTATGAAgatcctctttttttttaacagtctatttttcttttttcataaAGGTTAATTTTACTTGTACACCTCTCATCGGATCTGGAGATTTAGAAAAGGTTTATTATATAAATCTTCTACCTATAAATGAGAAACCAAAAAACGACTTGAGAGAAAAATGGAATTAATGATTTTAGGTTTTCACTAgtagttgttcaaaaaaaaaaaaaaaaggttttcacTAGTAAAAAACTACCGCATAGCCACTACTACTTCGTGGCTATAGAAGAGAAATTCGTGGCTAGGGAGAAAAGAGCCACGGTTTTAGAGTCGTGGCTGGAATAAAAACATGGCTTATTGTGGCTAGTAGCCACGCTTTTTTTTGTGGCTTTAATAGTCACGGTAATAACTTCTTTAGTGTGGCTACTTTTAGTGGCTTTAAAAACTGGGTTTGCCACAGTATTGCCACTATGTATTCGTGGCTTTAAAAAGCCACGGTTTTGTTTTTCATTCACGTGGTAATGGTTAGCCACGTTAAAGCCACTTTCTATCTGTGGCTATTATATAACCATTTTTGTAAATGGTTTTCCTCTttgatttgttttaatttgtcAAATTCAACAATTTATATTTCCattcaaatattaaaacattGCACATATAATTAAACAGaaattgcatatatataaaagagtaGGTTCAATATTACACAAACATAGATAATTTTACAAGGGAGAAGAGTTTTAAAGACTCTAAGAAGACTCTACAAAAGATGAGCTAGAGTTTGATGAGCTTTGTTACAAAAGAGAAGACAGGAACCTACTTAAGGCTGAGGAGTTGGGGCTTGGGGCTGAGCAGAAGTCTGTTCAGTAGGTGCTTGTGGGGGACGAAGCATTTGGAGGAGCTGATTGATTGCATCTCTTGTTGATGCAAACTCCTGCTTCATTCCGGACACATCCTGCTTTACCTCAGACACGTCCTCCCTCACACTTTGGAGACTTGTCTCAAGACCTCCCACACGCATCTCTCGCTCCAGGTTGCAGGCAAGACCATTAGGGACGCGTGAAGAAGGTGCTTGCTCCCTGTATTGGGCACTGCCGAGTCCATAAACATGCCCCCTCTTACCCTTAGCATTCTGTTGAACATAACAGAAAACAATTTTAGTAAAAGCTTTCTTCACTGTAAATAAACAGAACCTGCACAGATCTAAGTCATATCTAATTCTACCCGCAAATAACCAACCACATTCTTAAGCAGCTCTAAGTCATCCAATTCCACATACAAATCAGAACATAAAACAACTGAAACCTAGTGTATGAAAGATGAGACGAGAAGGAGTAGATGATGCACTTGGACTCCCGGGTGATCCGTCAGTGTTAGAGAGCTGTGTGGCTTCCAGCTCGGCTTGAGTACCAGCTCTTCAGCACGGTAGTCCACAAAAGTCCTATCTGGTCTGGTGTGTGTCGCTCTGACTAGGTCAGTGAATGATGGCCTCTCATTAGTACCAGAAGCCACCATCtgcaaaaaaggaaaataattaaagtagattagaaagaaaaaaaagaccaGTATTAAGAGTATAGACATGGAAAGATACCATGTTATACTCAATCCTTGCAAAAGACCGAAGTCCTGCATTATGCTAGTGGCAGCCTTTACCCACAGGATCAGACTTGCGAGAATTTGCAGCCTTCTTGCTCTTCTTTTTAGCTGCATCGGTCACCCAATGCTCCAACAGTATCATCCAGTCAGCTTCATTGATGTACTTTGGCTTTTTCTGTTGCCTCTTCTTCTTGCTTATCCTTTCACCAATGGTTGTCCACGTTTCTTTCTTCCAAAGACCGTAGACTAAGTCATTAAACTCAGGGTCCTAATAGAAATTTTgctataaaagaaaacaaaacagtaAGCGATTTTGAAACATGTTAACGGCATAACAATGTGTACTAGTCACTTACCACAAACGTTTgccaccatgattccctccttTCATCAGGAACCTTCCTCCAACTCTTCCAAGGCCCCATGTAGTATGCTTGCCAAGTTGCCCGAATGAAAGAGTTGACACATTAGTCAATACCAAACCTAAAACGATAACCAACATCAGTAACAGAAACAATACATcacaaaaaatactaaaaaataaacaatcatcGCTAACAATCCTAAACAGAAAATATCCTAAGCAATCACAGCCATAAAACAAATAACAGAAACTATTTTAGTCTAAAAAAGAGATGGAGACTAAATGTAATCTTACCATAAAGCTCCATTGATTTTATCTGGATGGAGATGAGGCTGTGCTAGCCTAGCAGGTGAATTGAGCATGGCATTGAGAGTCATCTGCGGGTAGCTATTGGAACGAGAAGAGGAAGCAGCATGGTTCGAAGCCGGTCCAGTAGCACCAGGAGGCATAGGAGGAGGTACTCTTGGTGAGTTCATCTGTTCACAACCAATGAAAAAGAAACATTAGTATACAAGCAAATATAAATAGAGACAAAGCGAAATaaaagagacagagagaagaacATGAGAAATTTAAACACTTTTGGTCACAAGAACACTAACTAGACATAGACAAAACCCCTAATCGAAACCTTAGATTGCATGTGTAATCGTAACCCTAGATTGGAATGAAGAAACCTTAGATTGCATGTGAAATCGAAACCCTAGATTGGAAATAAATCGAAACACACACACAAGCAAAGAATTAAAACCCTAGAACATCTAATCGATTCGGGATCCTAAGGTTTCTGATTTAGCGGAGGAGATTTTAGGAATGTTCTTCCacctaaaactatttataaattttgtttacaatTAATCTCCAAGTAATTTAATGGATCCTCCCTCTTAGATCCACAACTCcatatttttatgtttgatCTTATCTTAAATCAACGGttttaaaatgtaatattttcttGATTAAAAAACTTACAACTACATCATTAAGAATTACAaactaaatcaaataaatagttttttgatTTAAGACTATAAGCAAGACACTTCACCTATCAAGGCTGGGGCATCCTTTGAGGGCCACCTCCAAAAAGCTTCATAGATAGCCACTTCATTCATCCTCCATCCGGAGCACGCTCAAAGTCAGTAGGACTCCTCAGTTCCATAGATAGGGGTAAGGAATATTTCCTTAGAATCTCCAAGATATCTTCGCCTTGAATCTCGGAGCGGGGCCCATCTCCATCAAGCCTCCGTGAATGGTGATGGCTCAAAGGAGCCACTGGAATCACCTCGTGTCAGCTTCAGAAACTTCTCCCCATGAAGAGATGGGAGACGAGAAAATACTCCCAAAAAGGCGTTGATTGCTCATTCTTCTATGCGGAAAGAGGATGAGATTGAGAGAAGGGATGAAGTCAACACAACCTCAAGAGGTCCATATATACACTACATGACGCTCTCGTAGCAAGAATGCCGTCAAAGAAAAAGGAAAGGTATAATTTTCAGGATATTCATAAATAATTTAAGTTTCCTTGCAAAGGATTTGGAATTTAATTTCCGGAAAGATTGTATCCCTCAGGGGAAAAAAGGAgattcgcaaaaaaaaaaaatgaaaatcaacTGATTCTTTCCAAAAATAATCCCTATACagctttggtttaagtaaaaagATTCTTGCTTCCGGGCGACGACAACCGGCATCGACGGCATATCAACCCATAGATCAAAGTAACAAAAGCTCATTGCAGCATGATTATTTCCGTAAACTCCTGCTCCAGACCGGGAATCAACAACCTGAGCTGAAAAGTCAAATACCCACTGAAGTACTATGATCAGGCCTTGTGCcactaagataaaaaaaaaaaaacattagcaaGGCCACAGGCCATTTAAACAAGTCTTGTCATCCATTGAAATGCTTGACCATGATCACGAATCCTGCTAGATCAACTGACTTATCAGGCTTCGAGCCTAGAAACATCCATTTGACCCAGGTCTACGTTCGACAACACATCTCTACTCCGGGTTTAAACATGGCACATGCCTAGACAAACCTGGAAAAAGGTATCACGGAAGCGACACCTTGCTCAAAACAGATATGCTGAGAAGGATTGACTATGGTCGACTGAAGTGCACAAATTATCTCCCGAATTCAAtgacaaaatctaaatataaggAGTAAATTATCGAggaaaaataatacatgaagAGATTACACCATCCTCTGAGTAGGATGGTGGCCTTCCGATTCCTGCCTGGAGAAATCATGACTCAAGTTCCGGCTCCATTCCTGCTTCCGGGGTATATATGGAAAATTTCTACTAAGTAAGATTCTTCCATATTTACGAATATGGAAGACTCTAGCCTAATAACCGACTACAACTAAATTATAAAAGAGGATCCAGACCCTAGAACAAGTGATCGACATTTAGAGACTAAGAAAATAGAGTTAAGCGACTAAACTAGGGTTTATACACCAAATGTTGTAGTTCCTGCTCATACAATCAATAAAATCTCTCTTTCAGTCTCGTTAATTGCTCATCACTTGTTTATTTATGATTACGTAGTACCTACAAAGATCCCACATAAAATTAGCCTAACATGATGCATCATAAGTAAGGGCTACAAAATGATCTAT
It encodes:
- the LOC117127489 gene encoding uncharacterized protein LOC117127489, which codes for MASLYMGDLDTDKCLKRLAKWMNSPRVPPPMPPGATGPASNHAASSSRSNSYPQMTLNAMLNSPARLAQPHLHPDKINGALWFAYYMGPWKSWRKVPDERRESWWQTFVDPEFNDLVYGLWKKETWTTIGERISKKKRQQKKPKYINEADWMILLEHWVTDAAKKKSKKAANSRKSDPMVASGTNERPSFTDLVRATHTRPDRTFVDYRAEELNAKGKRGHVYGLGSAQYREQAPSSRVPNGLACNLEREMRVGGLETSLQSVREDVSEVKQDVSGMKQEFASTRDAINQLLQMLRPPQAPTEQTSAQPQAPTPQP